The Streptomyces noursei ATCC 11455 sequence CCCAGCCGCGCCCCGGGGAGAATGACCGCGCCGGTGCCGATCCAGCCGCCCGGCCCGATGGCGACCGGCTCGCTGCGCGGCCACTGCTTGCCGACCGGCGTCTCGGGGTCGTCGTAACTGTGGTTGGTGGTGGTGACGTAGACGCCGGGGCCGAAGAAGCAGTCGTCGCCGATGGTCAACCGGACGTCCGCGATCACATGGCTGCCGCGGCCCAACACCACGCCGTTGCCCAACGTCAGGATCGGGTCCGCGCCCAGATCCAGATCGGGCATCATGCCCGCGGTGAGCGTGACGTCCTGGCCGACGATGCAGTACGCGCCGAGCTCGATCCACGGGTCGCCGAAGATCGTGCCCTGCGGGAACGCCAGCCGGGTGCCGGTGCCGATCCGGCGGAAGCGGTACGGGCCGGGGCGCTCGGCCGTGACGGCCCCGGTCTCCCGCACCCAACGCGCCCCGCGGTGAACGGCACGGGACACCGCCCGGCGCCGCCAGGCCGTCAGGGACGAGAACACGTTCTGGTTTATCGGCACCCGCACACCGTACTCAGCGCGCCCGGCCACCGACCGCGCGCCGGGCTGTGATCTTCACCCCACCCGTCGCCGCCCCGTCCACCCGGCGGCCGGTTCGTCTACGGTGCTGGTGGCGCGGCACTCAACCGGCGAGGAGATGCGCAGATGGCAGAACGGGCAGTGATCGCGGCAGTGGGCGGCGAGGCGCCGAGCATCGACCCCGGGGCGTACACCGCGCCCACGTCCGTCGTCGTCGGCGACGTCACCCTGGCCGCTGGCGCCGGCGTCTGGTACCACGCGGTGCTGCGCGCCGACTGCGGCCCCATCGTCCTGGGCGCCGACAGCAACATCCAGGACAACTGCACGGTGCACGTGGACCCGGGCTTCCCGGTGACGGTCGGCGAGCGGGTCTCGGTCGGCCACAACGCCGTGCTGCACGGCTGCACCGTCGAGGACGACGTGCTGGTGGGCATGGGCGCCACGGTGCTGAACGGGGCGCACATCGGCGCGGGTTCGCTGATCGCGGCCCAGGCGCTGGTCCCGCAAGGGATGCGGGTGCCGCCGGGCTCGCTGGTAGCCGGCGTGCCGGCCAAGGTCAAGCGCGAACTGACCGCGGAGGAGCGGGAGTCCATCAAGCTGAACGCCGCGATGTACCTGGAGCTGGCCGCCCGCCACCGCGCGGCGGTCCCGGTCGCCGCGGACGGTGCCGATGCCGATGCCGATGCCGGGAAGTCGACGGCCTGACGGGCCCGGATGTCCGAGGTGCGGCCTGGTCAGGGCCGCACCGACGGGTCCACCTCCCCGTTTCGGGCGGGGTTCAGCCCTGCCGGGCCTGCTGGCCGAGGCTCAGCGCGGAGGAGAGCAGCTCCGCGTCGAAGAGCGTGGCGTCCGCGAGGCGGTGGGCGTTCCCGTAGGCGTTCATCATGACCTTGGCGGTGCGCAGCGCCGAGGGCGACCGGCGGACCAGCGGCCTGGTCCAGCGGGCGACGGCCGCGTCCAGCTCGTCCTCGGGGACGACGGTGTGCAGGATGGAGAGTTCCCGGGCGGTCGCGGCGTCGAAGTTGCTCGCGGTGAGGATCAGTTCGCGGACCCTGGCGGCGCCCACCTCGTTCAGCAGCCGCGGCATGATGCCGCCCCAGGCCGGCGGTACTCCGAGGCCGAGTTCCGGCAGTCGGAAGCGGCAGGTGTCGGCGCCCGCCCGCAGGTCGCAGAAGATCGCCAGGCCCACGCCGGCTCCGACCACTCCGCCGTGGAGGCGGGCGATGGTCACCACGTCGGTGGTCGCCAGCGCGTCGCACACCCGGCGGGCCTTGTTGCCGAGCGCGCGCAGCGCCAGACCGCCGCTGTCCTCCGCGAGCAGTTCCGGGAACTCGCTGCGGTCGCCGCCCAGACAGAAGTCGTCGCCCTCACCGGAGAGGATCAGCACCCGTATGTCGGTCTCGTCGTCCAACGCGCCGAGCACGGTGAGGAGTTCGTCGAGGATCAGCCCGGAGACGGCGTTGCCGGTCTCGGGGCTGTTGAGTCTGACCCGGAGCACGGGTCCCTCGTGCGTCACGAGGAGGGTCTTGAAGTCGTGCATCATGGTTGTTCCTTGTTCGTTGAGCCACACTGCCTGCGGGGGATGCCCTCGATCAGGCACGGACGACCGGGAGTTCCATCAGTCGGCGGAAGGCCACCCGCGGCGCCCAGGTGGGGGTGCCGGCGACCCGCAGCCCCTGGCCGGGCAGGCGCCGCAGCAGCGAAGAGAGGACGCAGTCGGCCTCCATACGGGCCAGCGCGTTGCCGAGGCAGTAGTGGATGCCACCGCCGAAGCTCAGGTGCGGCGCCTTGCGCCGGATGTCGAAGACCTCGGGAGCGGCGTACTGCTCCGGGTCGTGGTGTGCGGCTCCCACCATGAGTTGCACCATCTCGCCCCTGCGGACGGGCACTCCGGCGAGCTCGGTGTCCTCCGGGGCGATCCGGCTGATCATGTGGATCGGGGCGTCGTAGCGCAGCGTCTCGTCGATCGCACCCGGTATGTGCTCGGGGTTGACGCGCAACCAGTCCAGCTGCCGGGGGTGCTCCAGGAGGAGCCACGCCAGGCTCGTCAGCAGGTGCGAGGTGGTCTCCAGCGCCGCCAGGACCATGAAGAGCGCCAGGGCGTAGACGACCTCGTCGGCGGCGTCCTGGTCGGCCTCGAACTCGTCCCACATCCGGATCCAGGACGACACCGGATCGTCTCCCGCGGATTTTCGGCGTTCTCGTATCAGACCGGTGAAGTACTCACGCAAACTCCGGGTGGCCGCATCGGAAATGGCGAGCTGACTGGGCGAGGGAAAGAGTTCCTGAGTGTGCACCTGGTCGTGCGTGAGCGTACGGAGCAGCGGGAAATCCGCGGAAGGCAGCCCCAGCCATTCACCGACGGTGATAATCGGCAGTTCGTCGCCGACCATCGCGCAGAAATCGGCGGTACCGCCGCGGAGTTCCTCGAAGAAATTGTCGAGCAGCCGGTCCGCGTTCTTTCCGACCGACTTCTGCATGTGCTGCAGCGAGGTGCGGTCGAAGACATTTCCCAACGGCCGCCGCATCCGCGTGTGATGCGGCGGGTTGAGCATCGGCATCGTGGCACCCATCTGCCGCGAAGCGGGCGCGTGCCACCGTGCCGCATCGACCTGAGCGGCCCGCCAGCCACTGTCCGGGACGCGCCAGTCCCGGCTCCGCAACACCTGGTGGCAGAGCCGGTACGAGGTCGCCAAGTGCCCGCCCCACGGCGCCGGAACCATTTCTCCCATGGCCCGGAGTTGCGTGTAGAACGGCAACGGATTCGCTTGCCCTCGTGCCGAACGCAGTCGAGAGAAAAGCGCAACCACACTGCGTCGGTCGACGGAGGTGGTAGCCAGGGCGGGCTCCACGGGCGACTCCCTTTCCAGAAGATCACACAGTAATCGCCAGCGCTGCATACCCCTCCGCGTGAACGTTTATGCGAGGATTGAACATCTACGCTGTCGCAAAGCTCACACCTTCCACCAGTTCAGGAATCCACTCCACCAACCGTTCCTCCTGCGCTTGCCCTGCTCCTGAGCGGACCCGTCGGGCTGCGCGGCCTGCTGTGCGGGATGGGCCGCGGAGGAACGCCGGTCCGCCCGTATCGGGGTGAACCGGGCGGGCAGTGCATTGAGCGCGCGGTGGAACGGACCCGGCCGCCAGGTCAGCGTCTCCTGCGGAACGCCCAACTCGATGTCGGGCAGGGTGTTCAGCAGCTTCTCGATCGCCCGGATGGAGATCAGCAGCGCGGGGTCCTTGGCCGGGCAGGCGTGCGGCCCGGCACCCCACGCGAGGTGGGCCCGCTTGCTGAAGGTCTGCCGGCTGGCCGACAGGGTCGGGTCGGCGTTGGCCGCCGCGAAGCTGATGAGCACCGGCGACCCGGCCGGCAGCCTGCTCCCGGAGACCTCCACGTCGCGGGTCGGGTAGTGCGCGGCGTAGTTGGCGATGGGCGGGCTGTTCCAGAGCACCTCGTTGATGGCGTCCTCGACCAGCACGCCCCCACCGTGCTGGCCGTCGGCGAACTGCTCCTCGGACAGCAGCTGCAGCAGCGAGCTGCCGATGATGTTCTGCACCGGTTCGGTGCCCGCCCCGATGAGCAGCGCCAGCTGATGGACCATCTCCTCGTCCGTCAGCTTGGCGGGGTGCTGCATCATCCAGGACGTCATGTCCTCGTCCGGCAGCGCCCGCTTCAGCGCGACCAGCTCGAACAGCGCCCCGGCCATCTCCTCGTTGGCCCGCTCCACGTCGATACCGTCGAACAGGCTGGAGATCGCGACGATCAGCCGGTCGCCGAGCTCCGCGGGGCAACCGAACAGGTCGTTGAAGACCAGCAGCGGCACGACCTGCGCGAAGTCGCCGATGAGATCGGCCTTGCCGCGGATGCTGAACTGGTCGACGAGGTACGCCGCGACCCGGTCGACGTGCCGGGCGACCCGGTGCATATCGACCTTGGCGAGGCTGTCCGTGACCACCTGACGCAGCCGCAGATGCGTGGCCCCGTCCGAGAACATGCTGTTCGGCCGGTACATCATCATCGGCAGCACGCGGCTGTCCAGGGGCACCCGGCCCTCGTTGAGCGCGCGCCAGCGGCGCGGGTCACGGGCGAAGGTGTCCGGGTTCTGCAGGATCTGCAGCGCGGTGGCGTAGTCCGTGACGAGTTCCGCCTCGACGCCGGGGGCCAGTTCGACCGGGGCGGTCGAACCGTACTGTCGCAGCCGTGTGTAGACCGCGTGCGGGGCGGCGGCGAATTCCGGGCCGTGCAGGGACGTGCTCATGCCATCCGCATGCGCTGGGCAACCTGGCGGTGGAGTCTGGAATTCCGGTTGAGATTGCATCAATGCACTCCTAGTTGAGGCGGGACTGGAGATAGCGGACCAGCGTGATCAGAGAATCCGCCGACGATTTCTGGTCACGCGCATCGCAATGGACGACCGGCGTCTCCGGGAGCAGATCGAGCGCCTCCCGGATCTCGTCGAACGAATGCTC is a genomic window containing:
- a CDS encoding acyltransferase translates to MPINQNVFSSLTAWRRRAVSRAVHRGARWVRETGAVTAERPGPYRFRRIGTGTRLAFPQGTIFGDPWIELGAYCIVGQDVTLTAGMMPDLDLGADPILTLGNGVVLGRGSHVIADVRLTIGDDCFFGPGVYVTTTNHSYDDPETPVGKQWPRSEPVAIGPGGWIGTGAVILPGARLGRNVVVAAGSVVRGEVPDHAVVAGAPARIVRRWEPGAGWQPPLRTPAPVPIPEGVTPEQLVALGEWEKAESQGLSSHLRLP
- a CDS encoding cytochrome P450, coding for MGEMVPAPWGGHLATSYRLCHQVLRSRDWRVPDSGWRAAQVDAARWHAPASRQMGATMPMLNPPHHTRMRRPLGNVFDRTSLQHMQKSVGKNADRLLDNFFEELRGGTADFCAMVGDELPIITVGEWLGLPSADFPLLRTLTHDQVHTQELFPSPSQLAISDAATRSLREYFTGLIRERRKSAGDDPVSSWIRMWDEFEADQDAADEVVYALALFMVLAALETTSHLLTSLAWLLLEHPRQLDWLRVNPEHIPGAIDETLRYDAPIHMISRIAPEDTELAGVPVRRGEMVQLMVGAAHHDPEQYAAPEVFDIRRKAPHLSFGGGIHYCLGNALARMEADCVLSSLLRRLPGQGLRVAGTPTWAPRVAFRRLMELPVVRA
- a CDS encoding cytochrome P450, with the protein product MQSQPEFQTPPPGCPAHADGMSTSLHGPEFAAAPHAVYTRLRQYGSTAPVELAPGVEAELVTDYATALQILQNPDTFARDPRRWRALNEGRVPLDSRVLPMMMYRPNSMFSDGATHLRLRQVVTDSLAKVDMHRVARHVDRVAAYLVDQFSIRGKADLIGDFAQVVPLLVFNDLFGCPAELGDRLIVAISSLFDGIDVERANEEMAGALFELVALKRALPDEDMTSWMMQHPAKLTDEEMVHQLALLIGAGTEPVQNIIGSSLLQLLSEEQFADGQHGGGVLVEDAINEVLWNSPPIANYAAHYPTRDVEVSGSRLPAGSPVLISFAAANADPTLSASRQTFSKRAHLAWGAGPHACPAKDPALLISIRAIEKLLNTLPDIELGVPQETLTWRPGPFHRALNALPARFTPIRADRRSSAAHPAQQAAQPDGSAQEQGKRRRNGWWSGFLNWWKV
- a CDS encoding enoyl-CoA hydratase/isomerase family protein yields the protein MMHDFKTLLVTHEGPVLRVRLNSPETGNAVSGLILDELLTVLGALDDETDIRVLILSGEGDDFCLGGDRSEFPELLAEDSGGLALRALGNKARRVCDALATTDVVTIARLHGGVVGAGVGLAIFCDLRAGADTCRFRLPELGLGVPPAWGGIMPRLLNEVGAARVRELILTASNFDAATARELSILHTVVPEDELDAAVARWTRPLVRRSPSALRTAKVMMNAYGNAHRLADATLFDAELLSSALSLGQQARQG
- a CDS encoding gamma carbonic anhydrase family protein, whose amino-acid sequence is MAERAVIAAVGGEAPSIDPGAYTAPTSVVVGDVTLAAGAGVWYHAVLRADCGPIVLGADSNIQDNCTVHVDPGFPVTVGERVSVGHNAVLHGCTVEDDVLVGMGATVLNGAHIGAGSLIAAQALVPQGMRVPPGSLVAGVPAKVKRELTAEERESIKLNAAMYLELAARHRAAVPVAADGADADADAGKSTA